TATGGTGCTTCAATAAATCCATGCTCATTAACTTTAGAGTAAGTAGCCAAAGTATTGATAAGACCAATGTTTTGACCCTCTGGAGTCTCAATTGGACATATTCTTCCATAGTGAGTCGGATGAACGTCACGCACTTCAAAACCAGCACGCTCTTTAACTAAACCACCCTCACCTAGAGCCGATAAACGGCGCTTATGAGTAACTTCTGACAATGGATTTGTTTGGTCCATAAACTGTGAAAGTTGTCCACCAGAGAAAAACTCCATAATTGTTGATGTAATCATCTTTGAGTTAATTAAATCATGAGGCATTAACTCAGACATAGGTCCACTCATCGTAGATAATTTGTCACGAATAGCTTTTTGCATCTTAACTAAACCATTATGTAACTCATTTCCTAAAAGTTCACCAATAGAACGAATACGACGATTACCTAAGTGATCTCTATCATCAATGTGACCTTGTCCATTTTTAACTTTAATAACATACTTTACAGATTCTATAACATCTTCATGAGTTAAAACAGTTACGTATTCAGGAATATTAAGACCAAGTTTATGATTCATTTTCATACGACCAACCTTAGTCAGGTCATATCTCTCTGGATCAAAGAAAAGTTGATTAACAAAAGTCTTAGCAGCCTCTTTAGTAACAGGCTCTCCTGGTCTCATAACTTTATAAATACGAATAGCTGAAAGGTCATTCTCATCTTCAATATTTTCAGTTTGCTTTAATAACTTAAGTGAATCGGCATCAGCATTAAATGCGTTAATAATAGAACCATCGACACCTTCAGCTAAGTCATTTGCAATTTTAAAATTACTTACACCTAGCTCAGCCATCTTTTTAAGTTTACTCTCATCAATACGAGTCATAGTGTCAAAAAGAATTTCACCTGTTTCAGGGTCAATGATTGGTTCCGCTATATTACGATCAAGCAAAATTTCAAGTGGATATTCCACTTCTTTAAGACCATCATCAAGAAATTTCTGTGCTTTATTAGCTGATAATCTTTTTCCAGCTGGCACTAAAATTTGACCGTTTATATCAACTAAGTCATAACTCAATCTTGTTCCGTAATCACTTGGATTAAAAGTCATCGAAAATTTATTATCTACTATTTTAATTGTTTGAATAGGATAAAACAGTTTTAAAATATCTTGCTTAGAGTAACCAAGTGCACGAAACATAATAGTTACAGGAACTTTACGACGCTTATTAATTCTCATATATAAAATATCTTTAGGGTCATACTCAAAATACAACCATGATCCACGGTCAGGTATAATCTGTCCAGTATAAATAAGTTTATTTCCTGATGTTGTAGACTCTTCTTCTTTAAAGATTACACCTGGCGAGCGATGAAGTTGGTTTACAACAACTCTCTCAACACCATTTATAATAAAAGACGTTCTATCTGTCATAAGCGGAATATCACGAACAAAAATACTTTGTTCTTTGATATCTTTAACACCTAATTTTTCTTTTGTGTTTTCATCTCTGTCCCAAAGCACAAGACGTGTTTTCATTCTTAATGATACAGCATAAGTAAGACCACGCTCCATGCATTCTCTAACTGTATATTTCGGTTTCCCAACATCAGAACCAATATATTCTATAGTAAGTCTATTTTGAGTATCATGAATTGGAAATACTGACTGAAATACTGTCTCAACACCGCTATCTGATCTATCTTTATCATCAAGCATTAAAAAATTATTATACGAACTTTGTTGAAGTTGTAATAAATTTGGTACTTCTATCTGTTGAGGAGTTTTAGAGAAGTCTACACGAAGACGATTTCCGGAGTATAAAGTGTTTAACATAGGCTACCTCGATGAGTTGTTATTAGGACTTAATCTTAAAGATTAAGTTTATCGTATCCAAGCGTCCTTAGATAGATTTTGAGCTCTCTATAAGAGCTCCATTTTACAGTGCTTATAAACGACATAAGGGCACTTTTACGAAGTGATAAAAATCTCTTCGTAAAAGCGCCCATAAATGCAGGGCCGAAGCCCTAGCAATTTAGTTAAAAACTATTTAACTAATACTGTAGCACCAGCTTCTTCAAGCTCTTTTTTAGCTGCTTCTGCAGTCTCTTTATCAACACCCTCTTTAATAGTTGATGGTAAAGCTTCTGTTGCGTCTTTAGCCTCTTTAAGGCCTAAACCTGTAAGAGCACGAACAACTTTAATAACACCGATTTTCTTAGCACCAGCATCAGTGATAATAACATCAAACTCAGTTTGTGCTTCTTCAGAAGCACCACCAGCAGCAACAGCAGCACCAGCTACTGGTTGAGCAGATACACCAAATTTTTCTTCAAATTCTTTAACAAGTGCAGAAAGTTCTAAAACAGAAAGTCCTGAGATAAATTCTAATACGTCTTCTTTAGTTACAGCCATAATTTTCTCCATTATGTAAATTATTATGATGATAAATATCATCTATATTGTTAAAAGCTATTAAGCTTCCTCTTTTTTTTGTCTTAGTGCGTCTAGCCCGATTGTAAAACATGTAATTGGCGCCATCCAAGTAGCAGCAAGCATTGCAAGCAACTCTTCACGACCTGGAAGTTTAGCAAATGCTTCAACCATAGCAGCATCAGCTGGTACACGGTCAACATAAGCAGACTTAATTACAAATTTTTCATTATCTTTAGCAAAATCAGAAACTACTTTAGAAGCGGCAACAGAATCTGCACCCCATACTAAAATATTAGTATCTACTAGCTCAACACCTGTTAACTCAGCATTAGAAAGTGCGATTGTTGCTAAAGTATTTTTAACAACTTGTACTTTTGCTTCTTTTGCGCGAGCAGAATTTCTTAAACCTTCAAGAGCAGAAACGGTCAAACCTTTGTAATCACAAAAGATTACAGTTTGAGCGCTTTTAAACTCATTTGAAAGTACTTCAATAATTTCAGCTTTTTGTGTTTTTGTCATAGAATATCTCCTTTCCAGACAACACTTCAACAGGAATGCTACAAATGTAGCATATTAAGCATTTGCTCCTATATCTCTAGTCCATAAAATGCAGTTACGAAAGTAGTAACTTTATAGTGTCTTAAAAAATATTAAGACACTAAAAACTACTAATTATTTTAAATCCATCAATTCCATAACATCAAGCTTAAGAGCAGGACTCATAGTTAACGAAAGTGCTCCATTTTTAATGTAGCGACCCTTTGCAGAAGCAGGCTTTTGCTTATTGATAGCTCTTACGAAAGAAACTAGATTTTCAGCAATTTTAGTTGCTTCAAAACTTGCTTTACCAATACCAGCGTGAATATTTCCTTTTTTATCAACACGGAAACTCACTTGACCACCTTTAACGTTAGTAACAGCAGTTGCAACATCAGGAGTTACAGTACCAGTTTTAGGGTTAGGCATCATACCTTTTGGTCCTAGAATACGACCAATTTGACCAACAAGACCCATACAATCTGGAGCAGCAACTACTACATCAAAATTGAAGATTCCATCTTTTATTTGTTGTACTAAATCATCAGTACCAACTATATC
The sequence above is drawn from the Candidatus Sulfurimonas baltica genome and encodes:
- the rplA gene encoding 50S ribosomal protein L1, whose protein sequence is MSKRYKQLIEKIDLTKAYNVNDASSSVKDLVSAKFDETVEVALNLNVDPRHADQMIRGAVVLPHGTGKTVRVAVFAKGVKADEARAAGADIVGTDDLVQQIKDGIFNFDVVVAAPDCMGLVGQIGRILGPKGMMPNPKTGTVTPDVATAVTNVKGGQVSFRVDKKGNIHAGIGKASFEATKIAENLVSFVRAINKQKPASAKGRYIKNGALSLTMSPALKLDVMELMDLK
- the rplL gene encoding 50S ribosomal protein L7/L12, coding for MAVTKEDVLEFISGLSVLELSALVKEFEEKFGVSAQPVAGAAVAAGGASEEAQTEFDVIITDAGAKKIGVIKVVRALTGLGLKEAKDATEALPSTIKEGVDKETAEAAKKELEEAGATVLVK
- the rplJ gene encoding 50S ribosomal protein L10, encoding MTKTQKAEIIEVLSNEFKSAQTVIFCDYKGLTVSALEGLRNSARAKEAKVQVVKNTLATIALSNAELTGVELVDTNILVWGADSVAASKVVSDFAKDNEKFVIKSAYVDRVPADAAMVEAFAKLPGREELLAMLAATWMAPITCFTIGLDALRQKKEEA